Genomic DNA from Hordeum vulgare subsp. vulgare chromosome 2H, MorexV3_pseudomolecules_assembly, whole genome shotgun sequence:
tcctcaacctgatgctgatgcactagtgtcaacacaggctgagttgaagactttgacagataagtactcaaagctagctgatcgtcaaagtctcaaaaccaatttcatcaaacttgccactgaagttgttgacaactacaacaagaaggttgcccctccagtaccaactcctcggcctctgattgaagagccagccgatgaatctcctcaagctgatgaaactcctcaagctgaggacatACCACAAGAAAgtcgtgtggatgtaccggcaattgaagaaatcaccacggaaaatccagctaatgaatctgctccagctggtgagactgtccctgatccagctgctgcttcaaagccaactgatgactctgttccagctggttcctcaaagccagctgataaatctgctgagaaaacaccttcaccaaaagcttcaaaggtgaagaagatgactccgtctgcatcagacgtgaagaagacaagggctgctgagaaggaagccaaaaagagaaaggcctcctcagcagaagaaaacactgaggccaagcgtctcaaagcgcttgaagaaaatgctccactggaccctgtgcccctcaacgtcgctccatcttatgaaatggtcacctttgaagaccaggagaaagggccagatgaggaaacgaaggatgctgcatctgaggaacacactaacgaagaaattcgcattgacgacagtcctcagccctccattcctcaggtagaaactgcacaaggatcagctgcaccagctgatgaatctgcctctctcaccaagcaagctgaggaagagcaaaatgaaaatcctcaagctaatGACATTcagagtcctgagaaaaatcctcaacctgaggatcaggctgacccaactcctcctcgagagcaagatcttcacactaaggctcagaatgaacctattcctcctccggagcagaaccctcaacaggatgctccagctGATGACATTCcccagccagatcccattcctcaacatgaagcacaacatgagcaTGCTCCTCGGCCTGAAGCACAAGcttatgaaattcctcaccctgaggacaatgctgaggaaaatgcaccagaccaagacaatgcttttgtcgtgctcaacccagagactgcaattgttgtctcccctccagttccacagcaaaatcttcagccaatgcagcgtcagccattctccaagcgaccacggtttcaaaaggagaacttctttgaagaacgcatgtacttcattggagaaaatccttatgacaagcctcaaatcagacatctgaagttttggacaaggacacaactgaattactatgcctctgtgctatgtgggagaaataagatattccagcacaggcatattactcatgttgaacttgaagcaataccatgcctggctccaaTCCTCAACATCCTccatgaagctggactgctaccaatgtgctcagacatctctgattggaacagtgagctcattcttcagttttatgccactcttcacatatctggcgatcctgaagatattaacacctaggtgtttgactggatgacgcaaaacactcactacaaggctcctgctactgagctactgcgtgaattgccagtatcaattccctcagaggaggtcgtgaagctttatggtgagcgtgagctgcccaacgggatgatggaagtcctcatgaagcctttggctaaagggcaaccaccgagaaaaaccttcctcgtccacgagctcaaatatgcatcaaggtctgtttacagaatcctctgcagtgttcttgcgccgatcaaaggtcgtgatgatgaagaagacgttgtaggcatcatgaagaatatcctcttcaacatcatccatggtattcctatcaagatacatgatttcttcttgaggactttggccgacaatgccatgtgtccctttaatcacaagatatatgccccatggatcatgagattcatcaggacaaggacaggcatcaacttccacgctgatttcaacaaccatgttggttatatgcctcctatcagggtcaacaagaagactttcgaaccagttgaaggaaaagtcaagtcagttattgatgaaggtcgtagggcccttgatggccagtttagagaaccaaaagcatattcttcatgggatgatactgagacccaCCCTcaaagccctgttgctcctcgtgtgatgaatactagagagcttctcctcagtcttcaccagaaggtggatcggaatcacaagtgggtcaaacgccagttcggcgccattgtgaaaaccctcactgaaacacagaattatgtaagcttaaccatcactatcttcatgaggtttttgatcgcacctgggctacacttgctcatctgaagactcagacagaacttgaagaattggagttcgagcgagactttgactggtcgtggccacccaagaagaagttcaggccaattccagttccagaccttgaagacagttccttttcttcattccgcactgctgaatctgatgaagaacagcacgacactgccaccggtccaaggaagaagactactcccaagaagccccACGCATCTTCGtcaaccgccaaggagtgaagtcttcacgggcgttagtcctcagtttgtccctttttgtcacttgatgacaaaggcggagaaacttgagaaacttgagatttagtcttcaagcgggatattttggggcttatgaactatatttaagttacaaacgcttggctcttctgaagtttttatgtaatgagttgtaacttaagcccgatggtactctgacgcttttgaacgtttttcttcgcatgcttattcttcaagtttttaatgcacgcatgctggaattcgtcagataccatttgtcatcatgcatcttcaactTCTTCATACTatctgttatatgtatgcatgatttacaagactcaggggggatctccatgatataaatcatcgatgtgcatttgctgtgaaaagaaaaatcctcaagatatgcacatcttcagggggagtctctctgaatcttgatttcaaattcctcaaatgagtatttacacttcatatttttatccctgttgaagacttaacctaattgtcatcaaccaccaaaaagggggagattgtaagtgcatccagtgccccttagtgattttggtggtttgaagacttataggttaagtatctaatgtgttcatgagtgtacacaggatctataagtcactgaggagtttgagatatttgatgaatatcgacccctaaaaatgtatatcttcgattgaagaaattggtctgaagctgaagaattgaatcgcgaagaatctgcgatgaaattgatattcctcatgaagatattgaatttgaggaattcggtgtgtcctgaagaacatCATTCTGAAGAttgtgaagcatgaagatttactctttctgttttgttttcttcacatttgagtaataggaacaccgtactattaaaggggtcgaagttacactttggaatgaatttcctcatgatgctcaacccaagcctaatcctaccaaaagcctcaagtgaggaatacgagtgacatgaggactctcacagttgagggttccgaccgttacgatagccacgccacatcattggtcttatccacaccaacggtcatattatttacgggcattagtgtcaaatcatgtcgggatgctcccaggctataaatagtcgccccccacaaccattagctggttggctgctccattagaaactaacacttgtcataagaacaacccaattcctcaagagtcttcaagagtaattcatcagtgaggaaataccccaaacaccaaaccacaaatctagaaccaagtgattgagcatcattgaagaagttgttcctgtgtgggactgaagccttttacctttgaggacagtgcatcctccaaacggttaggcgtcatggtttaGAGCAATGCAGCAGTCagttgtggatcgctgggtgaccaagtttgtgagggtttggaagtctgccttgaagacttaccacgagtgttgggcgaggactgtgtgttcttatccCAAGGAGAatgcggtagggactatgtgtcccaggactgtgtgtcttttggtttcaataccaagccgctccaaaccagatgtacaactgtcacaacaattggaactgggtcatcaactactgtcttcgctgtgaaacgggttctaattcctcaactctttacattcctcagattatgtgttgatgactttcactgtcactgtttgaagaatttgctgaagactttctctgaaattcctcaaccccaaattcttcatgctagttaatcctcatctgttttctgcgtgcctgctcactgtgcaatctgttttcacattcctcacactgaaaaactgttgttgtgaaactttgcagtcctgatcctttactatttccgctgtaagttagtcatcagtgaggaatttcctgaaaaggaatttcctcagtgatgaaattctaaaaatctcctattcacccccctctagtcgatataacacacttttaaaaccactgattagctatgttaccgcttgcttaaccatgtgttagcattgctagttgcaggtgtagttgcttccatgtgataacattggttccttgttatatcaccatattaatcctATTTAATTTaaggcacctatatacttggtaaaaggtggaaggctcgacctttctagcctggtgttttgttccacctttgcccccttagtttcggctaccggtgttatgtttcataaatgagcgctcctaacatgcttgggttgttatggggaccccctagattctcgttttaggataaggctcgtctggcaaggccgaacattggtactatattttcccaacataataactttgttaatactgaaaaacatagggagttagcgctacccgaggagtaatacaacataatacagggggcccactgttgctggtgctggtccaaactagagtcgtttgcggggccaactcgggagatttctatcaggcgaccgtacgctgtgctcatctgtcgtgtcctgagaacgagatacgcgactcctatcggggtcgtcgacacgccgggtgtccttgctggacttgttttacctttctcgagcgtcttgtgcgagggattccgaggatgctttgagctatctcgaggttgaggttttccaataggaacccgaggagatcacgggtttccctgattgaggtcattccgtcggagcgtgtggtagtttgtgatggactagttggagcacccctgagggttaaatctttcggaaagctgtgcatgtggttatgtggcaatgtgaaaactttatttaacatccggttctacataacgtgaagttaatttaattaaaacttgccaactgagtgtgtaaccgtgattgtctctttcgtgagctctttctccgatcgaggacacggtgaggttatgtttgacgtaagtatgtgttcaagatcattcatttgatcatcagtagttcacgtccgttatgcatagatcaccccctctttattcttgtactcgtaagttagccaccaaataaatgcttagtcgcttgctgcagcctcaccacttaatcatacctcacccattaagctttgctagtcttgatacctttgaaaatgagattgatgagtcccctgtggctcacagattactacaacgccaGCTGCAGGTAAGGTGATTAAGacatgagcgtgatgattgttcatttggagtttcttcttcttcttcttcttcttcttcttcgtcgtcgtcgatctaggaagggttccaggccgtcagcctcggatagcaaggatggacgtcgttcttttgtcgtttgctttcgtccatagtcggaccctgctcttctacttgATGACTATatgaattgtactgatgtgactctgatatagcttgtggcgagtgtaagccaattccatatactcttctcttcagtacatgtacttgtaacgatttcCATTctcgtgaaacgacgagatgcgcttctatccctgtcgaggccctcgtgccaaaataaggataggatcgcatcctgGGCGTTATAGTTTGGTTGTCCGCATAAGGTCCAATTAGGCTCGCACGGGAAGAAAAGAGGTTGATTGGTTGCGAGCATACACCATTGAGCATGCATGGCATGAACTGTAAAGCACCTCTAGGCATGTCTCGCGAGACACACTTGAAACAGTAGTTTATCATGAGCCAGGCCCACGCGATGCATGGGCGGTGGGGCCTGCATGCGAGGAGCCACCCTCGAGAAGCCACATTGCTTCCGGAAGCACCGGCAATTATTATCCTCACCTTCCCTCActgctctctctcccctctcctcaCTCTCACTGAGAGTGGTGGCCACGTGCAGCACATCAGAGAACAGCAAATCAACCTCCGGCCTCTTCACCAGCATCCGCGGCAGCACTTCGGcaatggtggtaagtattttATTTACCCTCCTCACGTACTAATTCGCATTTGATCCTAGTTTAGGTTTGATCCCCATTAGGGGAATGGGGAAtcggggtaaacaacatacgagtGATCATAACATCATCATGACTACCGGTGGATATGAGGCTCCCGATCCGGATTGAGTACAATACGAGTGGGGATTAGGGTTCATCTTACACAGTAGGCACAAATCTTAGCCACGCGGACCGTGGAGGTGATTGGAGTGGCGGGTGGCCTTGGTCTTGGTCTTCTCCTCGACCTGCACcatcatctcttcttcctcgtcagaGTCTAGCTCGATTGGCATGCTTGTGTCTCCTGGCTCCGGCGCCCACACAATCATCGCCatcgcatcttgttcttccatctcCATAGCCACTGCTTCTTGATCCTCCTCCAGCGGCTCCACAAGTACACCGCGACACGATGGTCATGAGGACGCCGATACTATCTGTACTTTTTTTGAAATAAACTTGAACTTTATTAATATGAAATAATAGTTACATCGTCAATTATTAAAAGTTCAATGTCCCTCATAGGCTCCTCAAACCAGTCCCTAGAGACTGTAAATTTTCCTAGCCTAGCAAGTTCTTGAGCCACCTTATTTGCTTCTCTATTAAAATGTTCAAACCTAACAAGAGAAAAATCACAAGCTATAAAATAGCAGTCATCAAATATTGTTGCCGTCGCTCCCGCCGACTATCCCCCACTCTCCATTATTTCAATTACCTCCATATTGTCGGAGCTAATGACAAGTCGATTGCAAGCCGCCTTTTGTGCAAGGAGTAGACCAAACCTTAGAGCCAAAGCTTATGTTGTTAATACATCGGCACAACAATCAATCTTCCAATTCCCCCCAACAATGAATCTTCCATTATCATCTCTGAAAATACGATACTGTCTGTACTTGTCCAACTTTGGCATGTGTCCATCATCGTCGGAGTCGACCTGATTAATGGCCCAACAAAGTATGTCCACTCACATAGCGCCCTTCGTTGGGTCAGGAATCAGCGTCTTCAAGTTCCCCGGTGTTGCCTTCTTCACCACAACGTCTCACTCTTTGTGCAGCTCTTCCATGCTACTGAAGTTTGAGCCCACTTCCATGGTGTACTCAAACATGATGCAGTCACCGAGCGAGCACCCTAGGAAGAAAGCCCTGCATCCAATGCCCCAAGGGAAGGGGTTGGGGATGGGTTGGGGTTTGACTTGTTGTTGGCGTTCATGGCGTTCATGGCGTTGGGTTGGAGGAAGAGTGAGAGAGAGACGTGGTGGGTAAGTGGCGACCGTGAGGCTAGGTAAAGAAGGGGCGGTAGGTCTTAATGACGATGTTGCAACCCTCATAACGTAGATCCTGACCCAACCGTTTGAACCTCTTCATAACGTAGATCGACACGGAGAACAAGGGAAAGGAGGTGGTGCCGTGAAAGGAGCAGTGCAAGGGCAAGGACATGGTGCCGCCCGTCCAGGTGACGCCCATCCAGAGCCTGACCACGGACGATGACGTGTTGGAGGAGCCCCGCAGCGGCAAGCGCCGGAACTACGACCACTACTATGAGATGGAAGGGCCAACTAACTTCTACAAGGTGGTCATCCCCCCATCTCACGTTTATACCTATGTCGTTGGACTTAACGAAGCATTTTACATCCGTGTCGCATGAATTCAAGCTGAAGACAAACAACAACTGTTCATGGAGGGTTACTGTCCGACTGTTGAAAGACAGGGTCACCCTCGATCAGGGTTGGGCCACCTTCACCGCCATCCATCAGACCAAGATAGGCTTCAAGGCTACCTTCAAGTCTTCAATGACAATGGCATTGAAGTGGTGATCGGGTGCGAGAGGCACGACGACGCCTTCATCGTGAACGTCTAGGATTGTCCCTCATATGCTCCAGATGTTTTAGTTTAATGTCAAATTGTTTTGCGTTTGAACTGATTTGTTTAAGTGTGGCATGATATTTATAAGTGCTTACTAATATGTTCTGTTGTGTGTGTTCTTCCTAACATTGTGTGATGATAACCTCATCATCTCGCAAAGAGGTTATCAGACAAGAGGGGTTGCACGCAACCAAACAACATGCATTGTATTTGCACGTACACAAACAGACAACCAAACAATATGTCTTTCGTGACATCCAACCTAGAGTGTATGCAGACAACCAAACTAAGTGAAGATGataattttttatttgttttacctTAGTCAGGCCATGTTGAGACATATTCCACGGTCAGTCCCGCTAGAAACGTCTACTAAACACGTAAAAAGGACCATAATAGAGGAGAAAAGAACATGGGAAAGGGGCGGAAAGTTTTCCTTCAAATTTTGGGTGAGTATTTGATCTGTTATCGATCCATGTTGTAAATCTGAAGATTATCAGCAATCAGAAAGAACATGGGAAAGGGACGAAAAATAAGAAGATGAGCTGGAATTTACTTTGTTAATATTGTCATTCTGACAATTTAGTTTTGGGTGAATATTTGGTCTGTTAAAATACGGTCGCTGAACTTGTCAGAGTTGGCATAAAAAATGCATTTTACTCTAAAAGCAATCGCCTAGTTTAGTTTGTGTGTGTTAGGATTTAATTAATTCTATTAATCACTGCTTTTGCTTTTCCTGATAAAGGCAGTTTAAGGACAGCCGTTCACTTTTACATGGATGCGTCTTGTGTCTCGTTCCCTGCTCTAAACAGTGTGCATGAACTACACATTTCGGCTGCTCATTTGTGTGGCTACACATCTCATGCAAGTTTATATATCAACTGTACATTTTACTCACCATATCCACCTCTAGAAAAGTTGCTGATTTTTGGCAACCTTTGGTACTGTCAATTTTCTGCTTGTCAAAACATTACCTAGCCAATTTTTGGCTGTATAAACCATTCCCTTACTCGAAGTTAAAACTGCTCATGTTTGATGCAACTTGGCTGTAAACCATGCTCTTACTCGCAAGTCCGAGCTAGCATCAGGGCCATCGGAAGCGCGAAACATATCAAAAAGATGAATATACCGACTAAACGAAACCAAATCCACAGAGGATTAAGATATTGTAGCACAACAGGCTGATAGTGGACGATTACATAGTAATGGGCACACAACCAAAGCAGCTGGGACAGCAGCACACCAGAGTTCAGACCCAAGCTTAGGTCAACAACCAGTCATTGCGGAACATGATAATACTAGGTGGATTAAGACAGCTTCTCTCTCTTTTATCTCTCCCTCTCCGTCTGATTTGGCAGATATCACTGCTTGAGGTGGGGGAAGCACTGGACAAGGTCGCTCTTCGGATGCTTCGCCTCGGCGTGCTCCTTGCACTTTGCTTCAGAGGTGGTGCAGATGAAAGTCTGCATGCATATCTTGCACTGCATTGAGAAGCATTGATCAGATGACCGGCCAATTACCAAATAATGTTTCTTGGCAGCAATGCTGAAGATTACACGATCTCTATGGACTTATAACATAGAGTATTCACTAGACTGATATGATGTGCAAGGCAAGGCCACTGAACTGTTTCAGCTATCCAATATGGTGCACATCAATCTCTATGTACTTATAACATAGAGTATTCACTAGACTGATATGATATGCAAGGCAAAGCCACTGAACTGTTTCAGCTATCCAATATGGTGCACATCAATTTGCAGACAAGAAGATGAACTCGCAGGCAACATAACTGCCAAGATAATTTGTCAAGACTAATTGTACACTGCAATGGACAATTTTCATTATAACAAGGGCTGATGTAGCTAACAAGCTCAGTCCATCAAGTTGGTAAGCAAACAATGGGTGCATCCAGTGAGATTATACACTAACATAACATGAGTCCTCCAGCTACCCCCCTTGTGACTTAAGTAGTACTACCATCCAGAACTACTCGTAGTTTTCAGACACACGTATAGCCTTCGTTGGTAGCAGCCCAAAGCTGGTTCAGACATGGTACATCATGCCACACTCTTAAAGCTGTCAGGCTATATCTCATAGAAACCACATGTGTCTCTTAATACGCACGATATGCGATGTGAATACTCCAGATCTATGCCCGAAGAAGGAATTTTGTACAACTAATTTGCAATCCAGCATACTAGTATGTCGATACGCTAACCATAGTCCTGGCAGGGCAGTCAAAAGTACACGATTCCCTTCGTTTCTCTAGGCGCAGTTAACAAATAAGTACAACTCCAAATCATACCGATAATCGCCGCCAAAAATACCATCTGACCAGAGTCCTATCAAGAAATAAGCTACCAATCGTCGTTCGAACTGAAGGGGCACGCATCCCGTCCCCGTTAAAGGCGTAATTTCAACAAATTCCACAGATAACAGTCTCGTCGGCGGAAAAATAATTCCCAATCGCTAGAGAAGGTTAGATCGATTCGATTGATTGGATAGGCGGGATTAATCGGCGCACCTGGATGTTCATGGCCTTCTTGTTGGCCTCGAGCTGGCTCCCTGCAAAGGATCAGAAGAGAAAACACCGACAGGATCAGATCAAGGAGACCAACAAGATCTGACGACCAAGAGAAAAGGGGGGAATTAGCTCCGTTACCCTTGCCGCCCTTCAGCTTCTCGAGGTTCCTCTCCCTCGCCATCTTGGACTTCTGAGCGTTGCCGCCGCCCATGGCTGTTGATTCCTCGGCGAGACGAGACGATACTTTTCTGGTTCGGCGGAAATTTGGTGGGGAAGGCGAGAAGCAGGAGGCGGCTGCGTTTAATAgacgtggaggtggaggtggaggcagaggACGACGTTGGCGTCAATCAATCGCGGGCAACTTGCGCGTGCCAGTGTCCGTGTGGACCCCTGCTCAAGGAGGGCGTATCTGGTCCGTCCGTTAGCTGCTGGTTCCGAGGTCTAGAACCATCTTTCACAACTAGCAGCAAAAGAACTCGAGCGTTGCAACgagagaaaaacaattataatctctaATGATGCTAATCATATTatgtttttaaaattttaggacatttcttaagatgcatgaacattttttgaattagcaaacatttttttcaattgcactcaaaaaataacacacaa
This window encodes:
- the LOC123426340 gene encoding uncharacterized protein At2g23090, coding for MGGGNAQKSKMARERNLEKLKGGKGSQLEANKKAMNIQCKICMQTFICTTSEAKCKEHAEAKHPKSDLVQCFPHLKQ